In Halobacterium sp. R2-5, the following are encoded in one genomic region:
- a CDS encoding NCS2 family permease: MGLADYFGFDEHDTDLRTEVLAGVTTFLTMSYIVVVNPAVMTQVTQDGEVVKPGIALANHSYAETVQMLAVVTLLASAVAMLVMAFYANRPFALAPGLGLNAFFAFTVVGALGIPWQTALAAVVTEGVVFIVLTAVGAREYVISLFPEPVKFAVGTGIGLFLAIIGLEAMGVIVGDAGTILALGDLAQNPVAILSIVGLFFTLALYARGVTGSIILGIVSTTVAGAALTFAGVVEPGVLIDGFVRNGGFAAGQLPQAQYDITPLAGAFVSGFQNVEALSFALVVFTFFFVDFFDTAGTLVGVGQAGGFLNEDGDLPDADKPLMADAVGTTAGGMLGTSTVTTYIESATGIEEGGRTGMVALVVACLFLASLVVVPLAAAIPQYASHIALVVVALLMLGNVTAVQWDDVTHSIPAGLTILVMPFTYSIAYGIAAGIVSYPVVKAATGEYDDVSLGQWLLAVAFVVYFFVRTSGVLQTVA, translated from the coding sequence ATGGGGCTCGCTGACTACTTCGGCTTCGACGAACACGACACGGACCTGCGCACCGAGGTCCTCGCTGGCGTGACGACGTTCCTCACGATGTCCTACATCGTCGTCGTCAACCCCGCGGTGATGACCCAGGTGACCCAGGACGGCGAGGTCGTCAAACCCGGCATCGCGCTCGCGAACCACAGCTACGCCGAGACGGTCCAGATGCTCGCCGTCGTCACCCTGTTGGCGTCGGCGGTCGCCATGCTCGTGATGGCGTTCTACGCGAACCGCCCGTTCGCGCTCGCGCCCGGCCTCGGACTCAACGCGTTCTTCGCGTTCACCGTCGTCGGCGCGCTCGGCATCCCGTGGCAGACCGCGCTCGCCGCCGTCGTCACGGAGGGCGTCGTCTTCATCGTCCTCACCGCGGTCGGCGCCCGCGAGTACGTCATCAGCCTCTTCCCCGAACCCGTGAAGTTCGCCGTCGGGACCGGCATCGGCCTCTTCCTCGCCATCATCGGCCTCGAAGCGATGGGCGTCATCGTCGGGGACGCCGGCACCATCCTCGCGCTCGGCGACCTCGCGCAGAACCCGGTCGCCATCCTCTCCATCGTCGGCCTGTTCTTCACGCTCGCGCTGTACGCCCGCGGCGTCACCGGCAGCATCATTCTCGGCATCGTCTCGACCACCGTCGCCGGCGCCGCCCTCACGTTCGCGGGCGTCGTCGAACCCGGCGTCCTCATCGACGGGTTCGTCCGCAACGGCGGCTTCGCCGCCGGCCAACTCCCGCAGGCCCAGTACGACATCACGCCGCTGGCCGGCGCGTTCGTCTCCGGCTTCCAGAACGTCGAGGCCCTCAGCTTCGCGCTCGTCGTGTTCACGTTCTTCTTCGTGGACTTCTTCGACACCGCCGGCACGCTCGTCGGCGTCGGGCAGGCGGGCGGCTTCCTGAACGAGGACGGCGACCTCCCGGACGCCGACAAGCCCCTGATGGCCGACGCGGTCGGCACCACCGCCGGCGGCATGCTCGGCACCTCGACGGTCACCACGTACATCGAGTCCGCGACCGGCATCGAGGAGGGCGGCCGCACCGGCATGGTCGCGCTCGTCGTCGCCTGCCTCTTCCTCGCGTCGCTCGTGGTCGTCCCGCTCGCCGCCGCGATTCCCCAGTACGCGAGCCACATCGCGCTCGTCGTCGTCGCGCTGCTGATGCTCGGCAACGTCACCGCGGTCCAGTGGGACGACGTCACGCACTCCATCCCCGCCGGCCTCACCATCCTCGTCATGCCGTTCACGTACTCCATCGCGTACGGCATCGCCGCCGGCATCGTCTCCTACCCCGTCGTGAAGGCCGCGACCGGCGAGTACGACGACGTCTCCCTCGGCCAGTGGCTGCTCGCGGTCGCGTTCGTCGTGTACTTCTTCGTGCGCACCAGCGGCGTCCTCCAGACCGTCGCCTAG
- a CDS encoding glutathione S-transferase N-terminal domain-containing protein: MTLELYALPGCPYCAKVKTKLDELDVEYVEHEVPSSHSQRTEVEEVSGQTGVPVLVDEEHGVDGMPESDDIVDYLEETYA, from the coding sequence GTGACGCTGGAACTGTACGCTCTCCCGGGCTGCCCGTACTGCGCGAAGGTCAAGACCAAGCTCGACGAACTCGACGTAGAGTACGTCGAACACGAGGTCCCGAGCTCGCACAGCCAGCGGACCGAAGTCGAGGAAGTCAGCGGTCAGACCGGCGTCCCCGTGCTCGTCGACGAGGAGCACGGCGTCGACGGGATGCCCGAATCGGACGACATCGTCGACTACCTCGAAGAGACGTACGCGTAA
- a CDS encoding transcriptional regulator, translating into MSRSVLIENVTAMLADAGFTVSDRCATRPKSFDVAARRENDVILVKILGNIDAFDAPTGAEMRRLGTYLDATPMVIGLRTRDEELKPGVVYFRHGVPVLSPDTAMEFFVEGVPPLIYAAPGGLYVNIDGDVLADRRQQEDLSLGQLASELGVSRRTVSKYEDGMNASIEVAMELEDLFGGELTSPVSVMDGAEEVRDADPTPDDPEADPEDVPVLSVLARVGFEVHPTDRAPFKAVSEDASRADRLLTGHSSFTDAAVKRARIMSSLGAITHTRAVYVVDEASRESVDDTAIVEREELEDVEDSDDLRDLLADRGDPQEA; encoded by the coding sequence ATGTCACGGTCGGTACTCATCGAGAACGTCACCGCCATGCTCGCGGACGCGGGGTTCACGGTGAGCGACCGGTGCGCGACGCGGCCCAAGAGCTTCGACGTGGCCGCCCGCCGAGAGAACGACGTCATCCTCGTGAAGATCCTGGGGAACATCGACGCCTTCGACGCGCCGACCGGCGCGGAGATGCGGCGGCTCGGCACGTACCTCGACGCGACGCCGATGGTCATCGGCCTGCGCACCCGCGACGAGGAGCTCAAGCCCGGCGTCGTCTACTTCCGCCACGGCGTGCCCGTGCTCAGCCCCGACACCGCGATGGAGTTCTTCGTGGAGGGCGTCCCGCCGCTCATCTACGCGGCGCCCGGCGGCCTCTACGTGAACATCGACGGCGACGTGCTCGCGGACCGCCGCCAGCAGGAGGACCTGAGCCTCGGCCAGCTCGCCAGCGAACTCGGCGTCTCCCGGCGCACCGTCTCGAAGTACGAGGACGGCATGAACGCCAGCATCGAGGTCGCGATGGAGCTCGAAGACCTCTTCGGCGGCGAACTCACCTCGCCGGTCTCGGTGATGGACGGCGCGGAGGAGGTCCGGGACGCCGACCCGACGCCCGACGACCCGGAGGCCGACCCCGAGGACGTGCCCGTGCTGTCGGTGCTCGCCCGCGTCGGCTTCGAGGTCCACCCGACGGACCGCGCGCCGTTCAAGGCCGTCAGCGAGGACGCCTCGCGCGCGGACCGCCTGCTGACCGGCCACTCGTCGTTCACGGACGCCGCGGTCAAGCGCGCCCGCATCATGAGCTCGCTCGGTGCGATTACGCACACGCGAGCCGTCTACGTCGTCGACGAGGCGTCCCGCGAATCCGTCGACGACACCGCCATCGTGGAGCGCGAGGAACTCGAAGACGTCGAGGACTCCGACGACCTCCGCGACCTGCTCGCGGACCGCGGCGACCCCCAGGAAGCCTGA
- a CDS encoding tRNA(Ile)(2)-agmatinylcytidine synthase yields the protein MTVVALDDTDSRERGMCTTYAAHLVAERLRDRGASVERVLLVRLNPAVEYKTRGNAALAVHADVDPDVGLAVAEEVVAEAAETDDPRTNPGVVVAPDADAPEPIAEFAERAMREHLDPGEARALAATHGYDTAQWENGRGVVGALAAVGAWSAFDDWTYERIDYREPDRWGTERNVDAESVFAAADAAYPDAWDTVDREEGELVCVPHTPGPILYGIRGDDADTVTELADSIESEPVYASELFVTNQGTDAHLRDAALADLEDGRAYRADATVASEPETRRGGHVFVSVADDARVECAAFEPTKRFRDRVRALRPGDRVTVCGEVSGGTLKLEKFAVRDLEETESVTPTCPDCGTSMESAGAGQGYRCRDCGTSAPGKVERDVDRDLERGWYEVPPCARRHVAKPLVRGEWDALVHPER from the coding sequence ATGACGGTCGTCGCGCTGGACGACACTGACTCCCGCGAGCGCGGGATGTGCACGACGTACGCGGCCCACCTCGTCGCCGAGCGGCTGCGCGACCGCGGCGCGAGCGTCGAGCGCGTGCTGCTCGTGCGCCTGAACCCCGCCGTCGAGTACAAGACCCGCGGGAACGCCGCGCTCGCCGTCCACGCCGACGTCGACCCCGACGTGGGTCTGGCGGTCGCAGAGGAGGTCGTCGCGGAGGCCGCGGAGACCGACGACCCCAGGACGAATCCGGGCGTCGTGGTCGCGCCCGACGCCGACGCGCCCGAGCCAATCGCCGAGTTCGCCGAGCGCGCGATGCGCGAGCACCTCGACCCCGGAGAGGCCCGCGCGCTCGCGGCTACCCACGGCTACGACACCGCGCAGTGGGAGAATGGCCGCGGCGTCGTCGGCGCGCTCGCCGCCGTCGGCGCGTGGTCGGCGTTCGACGACTGGACGTACGAGCGCATCGACTATCGCGAGCCCGACCGCTGGGGGACCGAACGAAACGTCGACGCCGAGAGCGTGTTCGCCGCCGCGGACGCCGCCTACCCGGACGCGTGGGACACCGTCGACCGCGAGGAAGGGGAGCTGGTCTGCGTGCCGCACACGCCCGGCCCCATCCTCTACGGTATCCGGGGCGACGACGCCGACACCGTCACCGAACTCGCCGATTCAATCGAGAGCGAGCCGGTGTACGCCAGCGAGCTGTTCGTCACGAACCAGGGGACGGACGCCCACCTACGGGACGCCGCGCTCGCGGACCTCGAAGACGGTCGTGCGTACCGCGCGGACGCCACCGTCGCGAGCGAGCCGGAGACGCGGCGCGGCGGCCACGTCTTCGTGTCCGTCGCGGACGACGCGCGCGTGGAGTGCGCGGCGTTCGAGCCGACCAAGCGGTTCCGCGACCGCGTGCGCGCGCTCCGACCCGGCGACCGCGTCACCGTCTGCGGCGAGGTCAGCGGCGGCACGCTCAAACTGGAGAAGTTCGCGGTCCGCGACCTCGAGGAGACGGAATCCGTGACGCCGACGTGCCCCGACTGCGGGACGTCGATGGAGAGCGCGGGCGCCGGGCAGGGCTACCGCTGCCGGGACTGCGGCACGTCCGCACCCGGGAAAGTCGAGCGCGACGTCGACCGCGACCTGGAACGGGGGTGGTACGAGGTGCCGCCGTGCGCGCGTCGCCACGTCGCGAAACCGCTGGTCAGGGGCGAGTGGGACGCGCTGGTCCACCCCGAGCGGTAG
- a CDS encoding pyridoxal-phosphate dependent enzyme, with amino-acid sequence MPAGLECRSCGRTYESGSSEPWRCECGHALDFAERPLPDSDEPDVDPREGLWAFDEFLPIGAEVTLGEGWTPLADAPSWDAQFKLDYVFPSGSYKDRGAALTLSRAAELGVERVVDDSSGNAGAAVAQYAARAGIDADVYVPADAKQSKLDAIEAAGATAVRVEGSRQDVTDACVEEAVGGDAWYASHAWNPAFYAGTSTFALELAAQRDWTVPDAVVLPLGHGTLFLGAYRGFRALEAAGWTDSVPQLLGVQATGVAPVVEALHGAEAAGTNDVADGIQIQEPARKSQILDAIDATGGDAIACDAAETEAALADLHEHGFYVEPTSAVAVAGLDAYRERGVAGDDVAVALTGSGLKK; translated from the coding sequence ATGCCAGCGGGTCTCGAATGCCGTTCGTGCGGTCGAACCTACGAATCCGGCTCGTCAGAGCCCTGGCGCTGCGAGTGCGGGCACGCGCTGGATTTCGCCGAGCGGCCGCTGCCGGACAGCGACGAGCCGGACGTCGACCCCCGCGAGGGGCTGTGGGCGTTCGACGAGTTCCTCCCGATTGGCGCGGAGGTGACGTTGGGCGAAGGGTGGACGCCGCTGGCGGACGCGCCGAGCTGGGACGCGCAGTTCAAACTCGACTACGTGTTCCCGTCGGGGAGCTACAAGGACCGCGGCGCGGCGCTGACGCTGTCGCGGGCGGCCGAACTCGGCGTCGAGCGCGTCGTCGACGACTCCTCGGGGAACGCGGGCGCGGCCGTCGCACAGTACGCCGCGCGCGCCGGCATCGACGCCGACGTCTACGTGCCCGCGGACGCCAAGCAGTCGAAGCTCGACGCCATCGAGGCCGCGGGCGCGACGGCGGTGCGCGTCGAGGGGAGCCGGCAGGACGTCACGGACGCCTGTGTAGAAGAGGCAGTTGGCGGGGACGCGTGGTACGCGAGCCACGCGTGGAATCCGGCGTTCTACGCGGGGACGTCGACGTTCGCGCTCGAACTCGCGGCCCAACGCGACTGGACCGTTCCGGACGCCGTGGTGCTGCCGCTCGGGCACGGGACGCTGTTCCTCGGCGCGTACCGCGGCTTCCGCGCGCTCGAAGCAGCGGGCTGGACGGACTCCGTGCCGCAGCTGCTCGGCGTGCAGGCGACGGGCGTCGCGCCAGTCGTCGAAGCGCTCCACGGAGCGGAAGCGGCGGGGACGAACGACGTCGCGGACGGCATCCAGATTCAGGAGCCCGCCCGGAAGAGCCAGATTCTGGACGCCATCGACGCGACGGGCGGGGACGCCATCGCGTGCGACGCGGCGGAGACGGAGGCCGCGCTGGCGGACCTCCACGAGCACGGGTTCTACGTGGAGCCGACCAGCGCCGTCGCCGTGGCTGGGCTCGACGCGTACCGCGAGCGCGGCGTCGCCGGCGACGACGTGGCCGTAGCACTGACGGGCAGCGGCCTGAAGAAGTAA
- a CDS encoding succinylglutamate desuccinylase/aspartoacylase family protein, producing the protein MTTLGTASAAPGEFDTGRLTVGEMRDGTAVGLPVAVVNGERDGKTLYLQAASDGDELNGVGVLRRVVPQLDPAELAGEVRVVGITNFHAFQIAEHRNPIDDTKLNRAYPGSANGSSSERIAHATFSAAEDADLIVDLHQGSTSRMINEVRVRCGRHHRMHSDCLELAKAFGCGHVLDQKGPEGQLARAGPDDGIPTVDPELGGSVGFDEESVQYGVDGVFNVLRYYGFLDGDVQTEPQTRATDFDRYGSPVGGLVEFKRDLGDEVSAGETLFEVTDVFGTLKATVTADNDGIFWRSRRLPQVATGEYVCSVGTDVDEY; encoded by the coding sequence ATGACTACGCTCGGCACCGCGTCCGCGGCCCCCGGCGAGTTCGACACGGGTCGGCTCACCGTCGGGGAGATGCGGGACGGCACCGCGGTCGGTCTCCCGGTCGCGGTCGTGAACGGCGAACGCGACGGGAAGACGCTCTACCTGCAGGCAGCCAGCGACGGCGACGAACTCAACGGCGTCGGCGTGCTCCGCCGCGTCGTCCCCCAGCTCGACCCCGCGGAGCTCGCGGGCGAGGTGCGCGTCGTCGGCATCACGAACTTCCACGCGTTCCAGATCGCCGAACACCGCAACCCCATCGACGACACGAAGCTCAACCGCGCGTACCCCGGCAGCGCGAACGGCTCCTCGTCCGAGCGAATCGCGCACGCGACGTTCTCCGCCGCGGAGGACGCCGACCTCATCGTCGACCTCCACCAGGGGTCGACCTCCCGCATGATCAACGAGGTGCGCGTGCGCTGCGGCCGCCACCACCGCATGCACAGCGACTGCCTCGAACTCGCGAAGGCGTTCGGCTGCGGACACGTCCTCGACCAGAAGGGCCCCGAGGGCCAGCTCGCCCGCGCCGGCCCCGACGACGGCATCCCCACCGTCGACCCCGAGCTCGGCGGCAGCGTCGGCTTCGACGAGGAGTCCGTCCAGTACGGCGTCGACGGCGTGTTCAACGTCCTCCGGTACTACGGCTTCCTCGACGGCGACGTCCAGACGGAGCCCCAGACTCGCGCCACCGACTTCGACCGCTACGGCTCCCCCGTCGGCGGCCTCGTCGAGTTCAAGCGCGACCTCGGCGACGAAGTCAGCGCCGGCGAGACGCTGTTCGAAGTCACCGACGTCTTCGGCACCCTGAAAGCCACCGTCACCGCCGACAACGACGGCATCTTCTGGCGCAGCCGTCGCCTCCCGCAGGTCGCCACCGGCGAGTACGTCTGCTCGGTCGGCACGGACGTGGACGAGTATTGA
- a CDS encoding potassium channel family protein, which produces MSGRVEYEPASVKSLLAEMKDTAELLIDLSYSAVLHGSDDVAAEVLKLEERMDVLQLRARMSLLMAARNPEDAETLAPVLGVVGAAEKISDAAGDIAKVVLEDIRVPDAIRGALPAAVESLVRAELADDSAYAGRTLLDVNLETETGVRVLAIRRGGDWLLNPDRDTALLAGDVLLLRGPEERIGGVYETVTGEPYEPPAVPEPDFDDLERAVDSVVTMKNMSELSVDLAYGAVLFDSTDLAAEVVELEAEVDALKSRFEAWTLRAAGRVEDPVSLRGLVHIATATEVISDAAVEISEGVLRGLDTHVVVQEAVEESDEVIVREAVEAGSTLDGATLGGEEVATETGMRVIAVRRPDADSDEWVVQPGPETAVRAGDVLLAKGTRAGADRLRALAA; this is translated from the coding sequence ATGAGCGGCCGCGTCGAGTACGAGCCCGCGAGCGTGAAATCCCTCCTCGCGGAGATGAAAGACACCGCCGAACTCCTCATCGACCTCTCCTACTCGGCGGTGCTGCACGGCAGCGACGACGTGGCCGCGGAAGTACTCAAGCTGGAGGAACGCATGGACGTCCTCCAGTTGCGCGCGAGAATGAGCCTCCTGATGGCCGCGCGCAACCCCGAGGACGCGGAGACGCTGGCGCCCGTGCTCGGCGTCGTCGGCGCCGCCGAGAAGATCAGCGACGCCGCCGGCGACATCGCGAAGGTCGTCCTCGAAGACATCCGCGTGCCGGACGCCATCCGGGGCGCGCTCCCGGCGGCCGTCGAGTCGCTGGTGCGCGCGGAGCTCGCCGACGACTCCGCGTACGCCGGCCGCACGCTGCTGGACGTGAACCTGGAGACCGAGACGGGCGTGCGCGTGCTCGCGATCCGGCGCGGCGGCGACTGGCTGCTCAACCCCGACCGCGACACCGCGCTGCTGGCCGGCGACGTGCTGTTGCTGCGCGGCCCCGAGGAGCGCATCGGCGGCGTCTACGAGACGGTGACCGGCGAACCCTACGAGCCGCCCGCGGTCCCCGAGCCGGACTTCGACGACCTGGAGCGCGCCGTCGACTCCGTCGTCACGATGAAGAACATGAGCGAGCTGTCCGTCGACCTCGCGTACGGCGCCGTGCTGTTCGACTCGACGGACCTCGCCGCGGAGGTCGTGGAGCTGGAAGCGGAGGTGGACGCGCTGAAGTCCCGCTTCGAGGCGTGGACGCTGCGCGCGGCGGGCCGCGTCGAGGACCCGGTGTCGCTGCGCGGGCTCGTCCACATCGCGACCGCGACGGAGGTCATCAGCGACGCCGCGGTCGAGATCAGCGAGGGCGTGCTGCGCGGCCTCGACACCCACGTCGTCGTGCAGGAAGCCGTCGAGGAGTCCGACGAGGTCATCGTCCGGGAAGCAGTGGAGGCCGGCAGCACGCTCGACGGCGCGACTCTCGGGGGGGAGGAGGTCGCGACCGAGACCGGGATGCGCGTCATCGCGGTGCGGCGGCCGGACGCCGACAGCGACGAGTGGGTCGTCCAGCCCGGCCCCGAGACCGCAGTCCGAGCGGGCGACGTGCTGCTCGCGAAGGGGACGCGGGCGGGCGCCGACCGCCTGCGCGCGCTCGCCGCCTAG